Proteins from a single region of Anastrepha ludens isolate Willacy chromosome 5, idAnaLude1.1, whole genome shotgun sequence:
- the LOC128863653 gene encoding eukaryotic translation initiation factor 3 subunit K, which yields MSHMVKMENGQSQTIQEMLGCIERYNPDHLKTLEAYVEDQAKNNTYDLEANLAVLKLYQFNPHMLNFDITYTILLKCLTNLPHTDFVMAKCLLLPQQMKDGNVQTIIDLADILERTDFTLFWQRAEVNRAMFRHIAGFHDSIRKFVCHVIGITFQTIRKDLLKELLGSIEDSTLEQWIKKYGWKHQGNLIVIAVQDEKIKTKNITEKIEFDNLGGLMAQCL from the exons ATGTCACATATGGTTAAAATGGAGAATGGACAAAGTCAAACCATCCAAGAGATGTTGGGTTGCATTGAACG GTATAACCCGGATCATCTGAAAACATTGGAGGCTTATGTAGAGGATCAAGCTAAAAATAACACCTACGACCTAGAAGCTAATCTGGCAGTGCTGAAGCTTTACCAATTCAATCCTCACATGCTAAACTTCGATATTACATACACAATACTACTTAAGTGTTTGACAAATCTGCCTCATACAGATTTTGTAATGGCTAAGTGCTTGCTACTTCCTCAACAAATGAAGGATGGAAATGTGCAAACCATAATTGATTTAGCAGATATATTAGAGCGTACTGACTTTACACTCTTTTGGCAACGTGCGGAAGTAAATCGCGCCATGTTTCGTCACATAGCTGGCTTCCACGATTCCATACGTAAATTTGTATGTCACGTTATAGGCATTACCTTCCAAACAATCAGAaaagatttattgaaggaacTTTTAGGCAGTATTGAGG ATTCCACACTAGAACAATGGATAAAGAAATACGGTTGGAAACATCAGGGCAATCTGATCGTCATTGCTGTCCAAGATGAGAAAATTAAGACGAAAAATATCACTGAAAAAATTGAATTCGATAACTTAGGTGGTTTGATGGCTCAGTGTTTGTAA